CCGCGGTAAATGGGGCTGCGATGCCGCAGAGCTACGTGACCGGCGGGGCGGGCCCGGCGGGCGGCACCCGGTAGGACCGGCCCCTTCCCCCCCCCGCACACCGTCATCATGTCGTCGCATTTCATGTCGGGCTCATCCTCATCCTCGCTCTTGTTGTAGAACTTCCGGAAGAAGTTAAAGGCCACGACGGTGTAGAGATACACGACGACGGCCAGCAGCCCCACGGTCATGgccagctgtggggcagcgACGCGTTATGGGGACCCACAGCATCACGGGGGGGGGTCCCACAGCCCCCGCCCCACAGCTCTCACCCCATCCCCCCCCGTGATCCCACCGCCCCCTCTATCCTCACATTCCCATCATCACCGCCAACGTGAGTTGGGGGTCACCCATGGGGTGAGGCCCCAACCactccccccaccccatgcTGGTGTGGTGGACCCCACGTGGCaacccccagccctgccccacagccccgccCCACACCCACCTGCTTCCCATTGTGGGTGACGGAGGACAGGATGGTGCGCAGCGTCTTCACCCCCATGGCGATGTCCAGGAGGTGCGCGGCGAAGAAGAAGTTGTTGTAGTGGCCCAGCAGGGACATGGCCATGTACCACGTCAGGTACAGGAACGACTGCGGGGACAACGGGGTCACCCCCTGCATGgggcccccccccccagccccactggtGGGGTGAGGTATGGGGGCAGCAGGAGGCCGTGTGGGGtcaccccctgccccacacccccAGTGCCGTGGGTGACCCCAGCTCCCGTGCAGATAACGGGGACAGCGGGGACATGGGGGTCGGTGGAGATTTGGGGTCCTGCCCCCTAACTCGGGGTCACCCCCGGCCCCATTGGGGCCCCCCACTCACGTTATCGGTGAAGATGACCCCAAACTTCCAGATCTGATAGCGGATGTCGATGGAGGTGATCCTGCGGGGGGCACACGGTGAGGGCTGGGGTCCCCCCGGCCGCTGTGGGGCCGCGCCCCACGGCCCCGCGGACCCACCAGGTGAGCACGGAGTTGTCGGGGGGCGGCTTCCTCTCCCCGCGCGCCCCGATCTCGAGGCTGGAGagctccatccccagcagctccgCGATGCGCTCGCGCCCGTAGATGTCCCCGTATTTCTCCAGCACCTTCAGGGGGGAACACACGGGGGCCGTGGGGTGAGGGCTCTGGGGCCAGGACCCCCACGGTCCGACAGGGCGAGGTTGGGGGAGGACCCCTCCGTCACCTTCCTCTTGACGAACTTGTCCCAGTAATTGCTGGGGAAGGACCTGGGAGGGGGACACAATGGGGTGAGAGAGGTCCCTATGCCCCtggccccatagggaccccatatCCCCCATACTGCACCCTGAGCACTGAGTGGTCCCACTGCCCCATATCCCCCCCACCCTATGAGGACCCCATAGGAGCCCCTATCCCCCCCAGCCCTATAAGGACCCCATAATCTCACACTGCGCATTCACCACCAGGTGGTCCCCACACCCCACatccccccagccccataagtAGCCCGTACTGTGCGTTCAGGACCAGGCGGTCCCACTGCCCCTTCACGTCGTCGTCCGGCGGCTGCTCCGTGATGTACAGCCCCGAGAACTCCAGGCGCCGCGCCACCTCCTTCTCCCGCTTAAAGATCACCAGCGGGATCTGGGGGGAacggggtcacggggtcacggAAGGGTCACGGGGGGTCACGGGGTCAGCAGGGATTCGGGGTCAATGGGAGCATGGGGGCAGCGGGGTCACGAGGTCATTGGGGTCGCGGTATCAGGGGGGCAATGGGGATT
The sequence above is a segment of the Numida meleagris isolate 19003 breed g44 Domestic line unplaced genomic scaffold, NumMel1.0 unplaced_Scaffold1299, whole genome shotgun sequence genome. Coding sequences within it:
- the LOC110390552 gene encoding ryanodine receptor 1-like (The sequence of the model RefSeq protein was modified relative to this genomic sequence to represent the inferred CDS: added 501 bases not found in genome assembly) codes for the protein LCIIGYNCLKIPLVIFKREKEVARRLEFSGLYITEQPPDDDVKGQWDRLVLNAQSFPSNYWDKFVKRKVLEKYGDIYGRERIAELLGMELSSLEIGARGERKPPPDNSVLTWITSIDIRYQIWKFGVIFTDNSFLYLTWYMAMSLLGHYNNFFFAAHLLDIAMGVKTLRTILSSVTHNGKQLAMTVGLLAVVVYLYTVVAFNFFRKFYNKSEDEDEPDMKCDDMMTCYLFHMYVGVRAGGGIGDEIEDPAGDEYELYRVVFDITFFFFVIVILLAIIQGLIIDAFGELRDQQEQVKEDMETKCFICGIGSDYFDTTPHGFETHTLEEHNLANYMFFLMYLINKDETEHTGQESYVWKMYQERCWDFFPAGDCFRKQYEDQLG